The proteins below come from a single Mangifera indica cultivar Alphonso chromosome 16, CATAS_Mindica_2.1, whole genome shotgun sequence genomic window:
- the LOC123198794 gene encoding probable L-type lectin-domain containing receptor kinase S.5, producing the protein MSTAPAIKLATVILVVVGIWIPVSEAKTHNYELGPFNSSYYNSLSVISPATISNGALQITPDSAGHFTLTNRSGRVFFKDSFKLWQGTHLASFNSSFLINIFRLSSSPHPGEGFAFLISPTVDLPPNSHGQYLGLTNSTTDGLPSNRIVAIELDTGKQDFDPDDNHIGLDINSVRSKKTVSLSDSGIQIAPVSAKYYMVWVQYDGANKFLEVYIAEQKEGSEGLIISRPPMPVLTADLDLSTLVNQNSYFGFAASTGIAIQLNCVLRWNLTVEDLPGGWNWNNKWVKMGFEIVIPLLVLLVIGTAGLVYYVQKNGAARDANILGALKSLPGTPREFSFRDLKTATNNFDDKLKLGRGSFGVVFKGVLPKENLQIAVKKFSRDNLEGKDDFLAELTIINRLRHKHLVRLLGWCYKNGKLLLVYDYMPNGSLDKHLFYESEEKNTLVWEVRYKIISGVASALHYLHNEYDQRVVHRDLKASNIMLDSNFNARLGDFGLARALDNENTSYAELEGVPGTMGYIAPECLHTGKAFCESDVYGFGAVVLEVVCGLRPWTQISGFQLLVDWVWFLHGDGRILEAVDQRLVNEFVGEEAKRLLLLGLACSHPIASERPSTQTILQIISGSVPVPHVPPFKPAFVWPSTPGPISISTSCTTSNVTSGSGSGSGWTPHYNQGEEDLQ; encoded by the exons ATGAGCACTGCTCCTGCGATAAAGCTTGCCACCGTAATTCTTGTGGTCGTCGGGATTTGGATCCCCGTATCCGAGGCTAAGACTCATAACTATGAACTCGGGCCTTTCAACAGTTCCTATTACAACAGCTTGTCAGTCATATCGCCCGCTACTATTAGCAATGGAGCCTTACAAATCACTCCTGATTCCGCCGgtcattttacccttaccaaCAGGTCAGGCCGTGTATTTTTCAAAGACTCTTTCAAGCTTTGGCAAGGTACACACTTGGCTTCTTTCAACTCTTCTTTTCTTATCAACATCTTCCGCCTCAGTAGTTCTCCACATCCCGGAGAAGGCTTTGCCTTCCTCATTTCCCCCACTGTTGATCTCCCACCAAACAGCCACGGTCAATACCTTGGTTTGACCAACTCCACCACTGATGGTCTCCCCTCCAACCGCATCGTTGCCATTGAGCTCGACACTGGTAAACAAGATTTTGATCCTGATGACAACCATATAGGTCTCGACATCAATAGCGTTCGCTCTAAAAAGACCGTCTCCTTGTCTGACTCTGGCATCCAGATCGCCCCTGTTAGTGCTAAATACTATATGGTCTGGGTGCAGTATGACGGAGCTAACAAGTTTTTGGAGGTGTATATAGCGGAACAGAAGGAGGGTAGCGAGGGGCTTATCATTTCTAGGCCGCCTATGCCAGTCCTGACTGCGGATCTTGACCTTAGCACCCTTGTCAACCAAAACTCCTATTTTGGTTTTGCTGCTTCCACGGGGATTGCCATACAACTCAACTGTGTCCTCAGATGGAATCTAACGGTCGAAGATTTGCCCGGTGGTTGGAACTGGAATAACAAATGGGTGAAGATGGGTTTTGAAATCGTTATACCCTTATTGGTTTTGTTGGTGATAGGGACTGCAGGGTTGGTTTATTATGTGCAAAAAAATGGGGCTGCGCGTGATGCCAATATACTGGGTGCTCTAAAGAGTCTCCCAGGAACTCCAAGGGAGTTCAGCTTTAGGGATCTCAAGACGGCCACGAACAACTTCGACGACAAACTTAAGCTTGGTCGAGGCAGTTTTGGTGTGGTCTTTAAAGGCGTCCTGCCCAAGGAGAATCTCCAAATTGCCGTCAAGAAGTTCTCTAGGGACAACCTCGAGGGCAAAGATGATTTTTTAGCTGAGCTTACCATCATCAATCGTCTTCGCCACAAACATCTTGTTCGCCTTTTAG GATGGTGCTACAAGAACGGTAAGCTACTTCTGGTGTATGATTATATGCCAAATGGGAGCTTGGATAAGCACTTGTTTTATGAATCAGAAGAAAAGAACACTCTAGTGTGGGAGGTGAGGTACAAGATCATATCTGGAGTAGCATCTGCGCTACATTACCTCCACAATGAGTACGACCAGAGAGTGGTGCATCGAGACCTCAAAGCCAGTAACATAATGCTGGACTCAAACTTCAATGCTCGACTTGGGGACTTTGGGCTGGCACGTGCTTTGGACAACGAAAACACCTCCTATGCGGAGCTGGAGGGAGTGCCTGGTACCATGGGGTATATTGCCCCAGAATGCCTTCACACAGGCAAGGCCTTCTGTGAGTCGGATGTGTATGGTTTTGGGGCGGTGGTATTGGAGGTGGTGTGCGGTCTGCGGCCTTGGACACAAATTTCTGGCTTCCAACTCTTGGTAGATTGGGTGTGGTTTTTGCATGGAGATGGACGAATACTAGAAGCTGTAGATCAGAGACTGGTTAATGAGTTTGTTGGTGAGGAAGCAAAAAGGCTGCTGTTACTTGGCCTGGCCTGTTCACATCCTATTGCCAGTGAAAGGCCTAGTACGCAGACCATCCTTCAGATAATATCAGGATCTGTGCCTGTGCCTCATGTTCCACCCTTCAAGCCTGCTTTTGTGTGGCCTTCAACGCCAGGGCCAATCAGCATCAGCACTAGTTGTACTACATCTAATGTGACATCCGGCTCTGGCTCTGGCTCTGGTTGGACCCCCCACTACAACCAAGGGGAAGAAGATTTACAGTGA
- the LOC123199634 gene encoding uncharacterized protein LOC123199634, which yields MQDGSMPSSDEVLNPKLRKKKMSSHKEEIQKVEDHLPLRAGQKVSKRNLKNEVSSSFQQPERSNSDSLQDSSTSGNEYRVLRRKYLLLEEESYALGRELKDVEVEVKTLDDEKHALLDQLVVLEGLIDPLEVQSHQGPQFP from the coding sequence ATGCAAGACGGGAGCATGCCATCCTCTGATGAAGTTTTAAACCCCAAGCTacggaaaaagaaaatgtcatcTCATAAGGAAGAGATTCAAAAAGTGGAGGATCATCTGCCATTAAGAGCAGGGCAGAAGGTCTCCAAAAGAAACTTGAAGAATGAAGTCTCTTCTTCATTTCAACAACCAGAAAGATCCAACTCTGATTCATTGCAGGACTCGTCTACATCTGGAAATGAGTACCGGGTATTAAGAAGGAAATATTTACTGCTAGAAGAAGAAAGCTATGCATTGGGGAGAGAGTTGAAGGATGTTGAAGTTGAAGTGAAGACTCTTGATGATGAGAAGCATGCACTGTTGGACCAACTTGTTGTGTTAGAAGGTCTGATTGATCCTTTAGAAGTGCAGTCCCACCAGGGGCCTCAGTTTCCGTAG
- the LOC123199633 gene encoding subtilisin-like serine-protease S isoform X1: protein MVSVGGVHFKNSCCCLYILFLGFILAQISSSFSAKVYVVYMGSRSGEDQNETLRSDHQILAAVHGGSMELAQASHVYSYKHGFRGFAAKLTDHQASLISGMPGVVSVFPNLKRRLHTTHSWDFIGLMGDETMEIPGFSTKNQVNLIIGFIDTGIWPESPSFCDADMPPVPPRWKGQCQSGEAFNASSCNRKVIGARYYMSGYEAEEDIVETVSFRSPRDSFGHGSHIASIAAGRYVTNMNYMGLAAGGARGGAPMARIAAYKTCWDSGCYDVDLLAAFDDAIRDGVNILSLSLGPDAPQGDYFNDAISIGSFHAVSRGILVVSSVGNEGNQGSATNLAPWMFTIAASSTDRDFTSDIMLGNGVNFTGESLSLFGMNASARIISASEANAGYFTPYQSSYCLESSLNSTKARGKVLVCQHAESSTESKLEKSVIVKEAGGVGMILIDEGDKDVAIPFLIPSAITGKEIGNKILSYINHTRKPISKISPAKTVLGSQPAPRIASFSSKGPNALTPEILKPDVTAPGLNILAAWSPAVGKLHFNILSGTSMACPHVTGIATLIKAVHPSWSPAAIKSAIMTTATVLDKNHKPITVDPEGRKGNAFDYGAGFVEPRRALDPGLIYELQPVDYKVFLCTIGYDEKLLRLITRDNSTCDQTFTTASDLNYPSITLSNLKDNFSVTRTVTNVGKPRSIYKATVSSPAGINVTVVPNRLIFNSYGQRMNFTVHFKLNSPSMGYKFGFLSWKNRKTRVTSSLVVRVSPSSMGLMR from the exons atggtttcCGTTGGAGGAGTTCATTTTAAGAATTCTTGCTGTTGCCTCTATATTCTGTTTCTGGGTTTTATTCTTGCACAAATTAGCAGTTCCTTTTCAGCTAAG GTTTATGTAGTTTATATGGGAAGCAGAAGTGGCGAGGACCAAAATGAAACTCTGAGAAGTGATCACCAAATACTTGCTGCTGTTCACGGTGgaag CATGGAGCTAGCACAAGCATCTCATGTTTATAGTTACAAACACGGGTTCAGAGGGTTCGCAGCCAAGTTGACAGACCACCAAGCTTCCCTAATTTCTg GAATGCCTGGAGTGGTCTCTGTGTTTCCCAATTTGAAAAGAAGGCTTCACACTACTCACTCGTGGGATTTCATTGGTCTTATGGGTGACGAAACCATGGAGATTCCTGGGTTCTCTACCAAGAATCAAGTCAATCTTATAATTGGGTTTATTGATACTG GAATTTGGCCTGAGTCGCCAAGTTTCTGTGATGCTGACATGCCTCCAGTGCCACCTAGATGGAAGGGGCAGTGCCAGTCAGGAGAAGCATTCAATGCTTCCTCTTGCAACAG GAAAGTTATTGGAGCAAGGTACTACATGAGTGGTTATGAAGCTGAAGAAGATATAGTAGAAACTGTGTCATTTAGATCTCCAAGAGACAGTTTTGGTCATGGCAGCCATATAGCCTCAATAGCCGCTGGTCGGTATGTGACAAACATGAATTATATGGGATTGGCAGCTGGAGGAGCAAGGGGAGGTGCACCTATGGCAAGAATTGCTGCATACAAGACTTGTTGGGACTCTGGCTGCTATGATGTTGATTTATTAGCGGCATTTGATGATGCAATTAGAGATGGAGTTAATATCTTGTCATTGTCTCTTGGTCCTGATGCTCCCCAAGGAGATTATTTTAATGATGCCATCTCCATTGGGTCCTTCCATGCTGTAAGTCGTGGAATTTTGGTGGTTTCTTCAGTTGGAAATGAAGGGAACCAAGGCTCTGCAACAAATCTTGCCCCATGGATGTTCACTATTGCTGCCAGTTCAACAGACAGGGATTTTACATCTGATATCATGCTTGGAAATGGTGTTAATTTTACG GGAGAAAGTCTGAGTCTCTTTGGAATGAATGCCTCTGCAAGGATCATCTCTGCTTCTGAAGCAAATGCAGGATACTTTACTCCTTACCAATCCAG TTACTGTTTGGAGAGTTCCTTGAATAGTACCAAGGCCAGAGGGAAAGTTTTGGTCTGTCAACATGCAGAGAGTTCAACTGAGTCAAAGCTGGAAAAGAGTGTAATAGTGAAAGAAGCTGGTGGAGTTGGGATGATTCTTATTGATGAGGGAGATAAGGATGTTGCTATCCCCTTCTTGATCCCTTCGGCTATCACTGGAAAGGAGATAGGGAACaagattttatcttatattaatCATACACG CAAACCCATCTCTAAGATTTCCCCTGCAAAGACTGTATTAGGATCTCAACCTGCACCTCGTATTGCATCGTTTTCTTCAAAAGGTCCTAATGCCTTGACCCCAGAAATTTTGAAG CCTGATGTCACAGCTCCTGGATTGAACATTCTTGCAGCTTGGTCACCAGCAGTTGGAAAACTACATTTTAACATTCTTTCTGGGACTTCCATGGCTTGCCCCCATGTGACAGGAATTGCCACCTTGATTAAAGCTGTTCATCCATCATGGTCCCCGGCAGCTATTAAATCTGCTATCATGACAACTG CCACTGTCCTGGATAAGAACCATAAACCAATCACAGTAGATCCTGAAGGAAGAAAGGGAAATGCGTTTGACTATGGGGCAGGCTTTGTGGAGCCGAGAAGAGCCCTTGATCCTGGTCTCATCTATGAACTGCAGCCAGTAGATTATAAAGTGTTTCTATGCACAATTGGTTATGATGAGAAGTTGCTCCGTCTGATCACAAGAGACAATAGCACATGTGATCAGACATTCACAACGGCATCCGACCTTAATTATCCATCCATCACACTGTCCAATCTTAAGGATAATTTCTCAGTAACACGCACTGTCACAAATGTTGGGAAGCCAAGAAGTATTTATAAAGCTACAGTGTCTTCACCTGCTGGAATTAATGTTACAGTTGTGCCGAACCGACTAATCTTCAACAGCTATGGCCAAAGGATGAATTTCACTGTGCATTTCAAGTTGAATTCACCATCAATGGGTTATAAATTTGGGTTTTTGTCATGGAAGAATAGAAAAACAAGGGTTACTAGCTCTCTTGTTGTCCGGGTTTCACCTTCCAGCATGGGATTGATGAGATAA
- the LOC123199633 gene encoding subtilisin-like serine-protease S isoform X2 — MELAQASHVYSYKHGFRGFAAKLTDHQASLISGMPGVVSVFPNLKRRLHTTHSWDFIGLMGDETMEIPGFSTKNQVNLIIGFIDTGIWPESPSFCDADMPPVPPRWKGQCQSGEAFNASSCNRKVIGARYYMSGYEAEEDIVETVSFRSPRDSFGHGSHIASIAAGRYVTNMNYMGLAAGGARGGAPMARIAAYKTCWDSGCYDVDLLAAFDDAIRDGVNILSLSLGPDAPQGDYFNDAISIGSFHAVSRGILVVSSVGNEGNQGSATNLAPWMFTIAASSTDRDFTSDIMLGNGVNFTGESLSLFGMNASARIISASEANAGYFTPYQSSYCLESSLNSTKARGKVLVCQHAESSTESKLEKSVIVKEAGGVGMILIDEGDKDVAIPFLIPSAITGKEIGNKILSYINHTRKPISKISPAKTVLGSQPAPRIASFSSKGPNALTPEILKPDVTAPGLNILAAWSPAVGKLHFNILSGTSMACPHVTGIATLIKAVHPSWSPAAIKSAIMTTATVLDKNHKPITVDPEGRKGNAFDYGAGFVEPRRALDPGLIYELQPVDYKVFLCTIGYDEKLLRLITRDNSTCDQTFTTASDLNYPSITLSNLKDNFSVTRTVTNVGKPRSIYKATVSSPAGINVTVVPNRLIFNSYGQRMNFTVHFKLNSPSMGYKFGFLSWKNRKTRVTSSLVVRVSPSSMGLMR, encoded by the exons ATGGAGCTAGCACAAGCATCTCATGTTTATAGTTACAAACACGGGTTCAGAGGGTTCGCAGCCAAGTTGACAGACCACCAAGCTTCCCTAATTTCTg GAATGCCTGGAGTGGTCTCTGTGTTTCCCAATTTGAAAAGAAGGCTTCACACTACTCACTCGTGGGATTTCATTGGTCTTATGGGTGACGAAACCATGGAGATTCCTGGGTTCTCTACCAAGAATCAAGTCAATCTTATAATTGGGTTTATTGATACTG GAATTTGGCCTGAGTCGCCAAGTTTCTGTGATGCTGACATGCCTCCAGTGCCACCTAGATGGAAGGGGCAGTGCCAGTCAGGAGAAGCATTCAATGCTTCCTCTTGCAACAG GAAAGTTATTGGAGCAAGGTACTACATGAGTGGTTATGAAGCTGAAGAAGATATAGTAGAAACTGTGTCATTTAGATCTCCAAGAGACAGTTTTGGTCATGGCAGCCATATAGCCTCAATAGCCGCTGGTCGGTATGTGACAAACATGAATTATATGGGATTGGCAGCTGGAGGAGCAAGGGGAGGTGCACCTATGGCAAGAATTGCTGCATACAAGACTTGTTGGGACTCTGGCTGCTATGATGTTGATTTATTAGCGGCATTTGATGATGCAATTAGAGATGGAGTTAATATCTTGTCATTGTCTCTTGGTCCTGATGCTCCCCAAGGAGATTATTTTAATGATGCCATCTCCATTGGGTCCTTCCATGCTGTAAGTCGTGGAATTTTGGTGGTTTCTTCAGTTGGAAATGAAGGGAACCAAGGCTCTGCAACAAATCTTGCCCCATGGATGTTCACTATTGCTGCCAGTTCAACAGACAGGGATTTTACATCTGATATCATGCTTGGAAATGGTGTTAATTTTACG GGAGAAAGTCTGAGTCTCTTTGGAATGAATGCCTCTGCAAGGATCATCTCTGCTTCTGAAGCAAATGCAGGATACTTTACTCCTTACCAATCCAG TTACTGTTTGGAGAGTTCCTTGAATAGTACCAAGGCCAGAGGGAAAGTTTTGGTCTGTCAACATGCAGAGAGTTCAACTGAGTCAAAGCTGGAAAAGAGTGTAATAGTGAAAGAAGCTGGTGGAGTTGGGATGATTCTTATTGATGAGGGAGATAAGGATGTTGCTATCCCCTTCTTGATCCCTTCGGCTATCACTGGAAAGGAGATAGGGAACaagattttatcttatattaatCATACACG CAAACCCATCTCTAAGATTTCCCCTGCAAAGACTGTATTAGGATCTCAACCTGCACCTCGTATTGCATCGTTTTCTTCAAAAGGTCCTAATGCCTTGACCCCAGAAATTTTGAAG CCTGATGTCACAGCTCCTGGATTGAACATTCTTGCAGCTTGGTCACCAGCAGTTGGAAAACTACATTTTAACATTCTTTCTGGGACTTCCATGGCTTGCCCCCATGTGACAGGAATTGCCACCTTGATTAAAGCTGTTCATCCATCATGGTCCCCGGCAGCTATTAAATCTGCTATCATGACAACTG CCACTGTCCTGGATAAGAACCATAAACCAATCACAGTAGATCCTGAAGGAAGAAAGGGAAATGCGTTTGACTATGGGGCAGGCTTTGTGGAGCCGAGAAGAGCCCTTGATCCTGGTCTCATCTATGAACTGCAGCCAGTAGATTATAAAGTGTTTCTATGCACAATTGGTTATGATGAGAAGTTGCTCCGTCTGATCACAAGAGACAATAGCACATGTGATCAGACATTCACAACGGCATCCGACCTTAATTATCCATCCATCACACTGTCCAATCTTAAGGATAATTTCTCAGTAACACGCACTGTCACAAATGTTGGGAAGCCAAGAAGTATTTATAAAGCTACAGTGTCTTCACCTGCTGGAATTAATGTTACAGTTGTGCCGAACCGACTAATCTTCAACAGCTATGGCCAAAGGATGAATTTCACTGTGCATTTCAAGTTGAATTCACCATCAATGGGTTATAAATTTGGGTTTTTGTCATGGAAGAATAGAAAAACAAGGGTTACTAGCTCTCTTGTTGTCCGGGTTTCACCTTCCAGCATGGGATTGATGAGATAA
- the LOC123198695 gene encoding uncharacterized protein LOC123198695: protein MMSATICHSNIFCYYTKQAPVHPAVGIRIQNHLFSKTNQTHPKKILSRKFFVVAVTEGSAKASKSEETIPSWAKPDSDEPPPWARDEAKDYSLQQGFEIPFYVYLLASTITAIAAIGSIFEYVNQKPVFGILNSDSLFYTPLLGFFAITGIPTSAFLWFKSVQAANKEAEDQDRRDGYL, encoded by the exons ATGATGTCTGCAACCATATGCCATTCTAATATATTCTGCTATTACACAAAGCAAGCTCCAGTACACCCAGCTGTTGGAATACGGATCCAAAATCATCTCTTTTCAAAAACCAACCAAACCCACCCCAAGAAAATTTTATCTCGTAAATTTTTTGTAGTTGCTGTAACGGAAGGTTCAGCTAAAGCAAGTAAGTCTGAAGAAACTATTCCATCTTGGGCTAAACCAGATTCGGATGAGCCCCCTCCTTGGGCTAGGGATGAAGCCAAAGACTACTCATTACAACAGGGCTTTGAGATTCCCttttatgtatatttacttGCGTCAACAATCACTGCAATTGCTGCT ATAGGTTCAATTTTTGAGTATGTGAACCAGAAGCCTGTTTTTGGAATTCTCAACTCGGACAGCCTTTTTTATACTCCATTGCTGGGATTCTTTGCGATTACTGGCATCCCAACTTCT GCTTTTCTTTGGTTCAAATCTGTTCAAGCTGCTAACAAGGAAGCTGAGGATCAAGACAGGAGAGATggttatctgtaa
- the LOC123198694 gene encoding vacuolar iron transporter homolog 5-like encodes MDFPQTLQSQIVDHENYQRKERVRLGQWIRAAILGANDGLLSTTALMLGVGAAKEDRRSMVVSGLAGAVAGACSMAVGEFVSVSTQRDIEKASAAHCSSKTNTGGQDDHVIKLEITATPTTIKETKISETDLGISNVLTSTRHICCRKMSPDIITESRLPQIFSPGRSPIVEVIIEDSTKTNITKVTSPAVKLISKDAATNTVQVCEVNGEKVLPNPFKAAIASALAFLCGSFVPLLPAILFAHYLIRFVAIALLSSIALVLFGGFGAHLGGSSIRISAMRVLFGGWIAMGITYGLLKPFDGDDGSHDKN; translated from the coding sequence ATGGATTTCCCACAAACACTTCAATCTCAGATAGTTGATCATGAAAACTATCAAAGAAAGGAACGAGTGCGACTAGGTCAGTGGATACGAGCAGCTATTTTAGGAGCTAATGATGGGTTACTTTCCACAACAGCACTAATGCTTGGTGTAGGTGCAGCAAAGGAGGACCGGCGCTCCATGGTCGTCTCTGGACTGGCTGGAGCTGTTGCAGGAGCCTGCAGTATGGCTGTTGGGGAGTTTGTTTCCGTTTCAACCCAAAGAGATATTGAGAAGGCATCTGCTGCTCACTGCAGTTCAAAAACCAATACTGGCGGACAAGATGACCATGTAATCAAGCTGGAAATCACTGCCACTCCAACCACCATTAAGGAAACTAAAATAAGTGAGACAGATTTGGGCATCTCAAATGTGCTGACATCCACCAGACATATTTGTTGTCGAAAAATGTCACCAGATATTATTACTGAGTCCAGGTTGCCCCAGATTTTCTCTCCTGGACGATCTCCTATTGTGGAAGTGATCATAGAAGACTCTACTAAGACAAATATAACAAAAGTAACTTCTCCAGCAGTCAAATTGATTTCAAAAGATGCTGCAACAAATACTGTGCAAGTGTGCGAGGTAAATGGAGAGAAAGTGCTGCCTAACCCGTTCAAAGCGGCCATTGCATCAGCTCTAGCATTTTTGTGCGGTTCATTTGTGCCTTTGCTGCCGGCAATACTTTTTGCTCATTATCTCATCCGGTTTGTGGCGATTGCACTACTTAGCTCGATAGCATTGGTTCTTTTTGGGGGTTTTGGAGCTCACCTTGGTGGCTCATCCATCAGAATATCTGCCATGAGAGTTCTGTTTGGAGGATGGATTGCCATGGGAATCACTTACGGTTTGCTTAAGCCTTTTGATGGTGATGACGGCAGTCATGACAAGAATTAA